The Blastopirellula sediminis sequence GGGTGCGGCCGGCGATAAAGTCGGCCAGTTGGCGTTCGCGATCGCTGGTCGCCGTCACCACTTCGCTGCGAATGCCGTAACCGGCCAAGGCGACCTGGGCGGCGTCGCATTGTTGGCGACGATGGAAGAACATGATCGACTTGCCCCAATGCTTCGGGCTGCGAGCGTAATGCTCGGCGACCGCTTCCGGCGTATATTCCGGAATGGTGAAGTGATGGAAGCGGCTCAGGTAGTCGTCTTGAATCAGCTGATGAATTCCGGCGTCTTTGATCACCGTGTCGAAGCAAAGCTTCACGCGGTCGCTGCGAAACGGCGTCGCCGTCAGTCCGAGGATGTATTGCGGGCGAACCGAGCAGTGGAGATTCGCCATGCTGCTGGCGGCGTCATGCTGGGCTTCGTCGACGATCAGCATGTCGACTTTCGGCGGATTCTTGTCGAACATCGAAATCAGCTCGAGCTTCACGTCGAAGCCGCGACGCAGGTTTTCTTCCTGCGCCTGTTGCAGCAGATTGCGACGCATCGCGACCCAGCCGACGCTCAGCCCGTAATGCTTTTGCATCCACTGGGCGATTCCCAGTCCCATCACCGTCTTGCCGCTGCCGGTCGGGCTTTCGATCAGCACCGAAGCCGCCGAAGCGGAGAGTTCGGAGAAGGGATCGGCTCGATGCTGTTCAAACGCCGATATCGCTTTCGAGGCGATCCGCAGTTGATAGGGACGCGGATCGACCAAGGCGCCCTCGAACAGATCGTCCAGACAGTTCTCCTCAAACGGCGCCGCCGGCAGCGAAAGAACGTCGTCATACAGCGGAGCAGGGGAGAGGAGAGCTTCGTGCTGAATCATGGGAAATTTCCTTTTCGCCGAGGGGCTTGGGTTTCACTTCTTGCGGTCGCCTCGTTGCGACAGGAGAGATCTTCGCCCAGGGCTGTGACACGATTGGTCCCACCTCGGAAAAATTTTTTTGAGGAGCCAATCTTCACCAGCCCGCAGCGTCAGCAAGGGAATGCGGCCGCAGGAAAAATGGGACCGGACCCCCTTCATTTTTTTTCAATTCACGTAACGTTGACTCGCCGCATGCTTGGGGCGACGAGGTAAGTCCAAACCGCTTCCCGATTTGCGATCCAAGGGTATCGGGCGGGACCACTCCCGAAACGGCGGACCGAAAAGTAGGACCGGACCGCGGTCCCTTTTTTGGGGCTGTCCGCCTGATGCGATGGTAAGTTGGGCGCTTTTGAGAGCAGGCCAGTGGAGTGGACCGGGCCGCGATTTTTTTTCCCTACGTTCACCGGCGCCGCCGACAGCCCGGCTCCAACTCAAGGTAGATCGCGTCTTGGAGGAACGCGGCGATCTAGCAAGTGGATAGG is a genomic window containing:
- a CDS encoding DEAD/DEAH box helicase, with amino-acid sequence MIQHEALLSPAPLYDDVLSLPAAPFEENCLDDLFEGALVDPRPYQLRIASKAISAFEQHRADPFSELSASAASVLIESPTGSGKTVMGLGIAQWMQKHYGLSVGWVAMRRNLLQQAQEENLRRGFDVKLELISMFDKNPPKVDMLIVDEAQHDAASSMANLHCSVRPQYILGLTATPFRSDRVKLCFDTVIKDAGIHQLIQDDYLSRFHHFTIPEYTPEAVAEHYARSPKHWGKSIMFFHRRQQCDAAQVALAGYGIRSEVVTATSDRERQLADFIAGRTQVLINMSILTEGFDCPDLQTVFCRPSSRACTIQMCGRVFRKHAAHPFKQVVQCRNTPHPILKTASAAEQYVWNGEAWRSLKMNREISKISNRTRQLIAGAEVKLPKIVAAARTSKPFWQQVQERF